A window of Malania oleifera isolate guangnan ecotype guangnan chromosome 5, ASM2987363v1, whole genome shotgun sequence contains these coding sequences:
- the LOC131155314 gene encoding potassium transporter 5-like, producing the protein MKDLRMEMGREQSRTNDAQPEATWRKLRRHDSLDMESAKLPTPHHHHHHYPSKHGGSWWVIMQLAFQSIGVVYGDIGTSPLYVFASTFPDGVNHSDDIIGVLSIIFYTITLLTLLKYVFIVLYANDSGDGGTFALYSLICRYAKVGLIPSVHAQDSAVSNYKLEMPSNKLRRATTLKTMLENSPFAKFSLLYATMLGTSMVIGDGVLTPCISVLSAVNGIKYAASSITEGKIVWISVAILVFLFSIQRFGTDKVGYSFAPIIFIWFTMIGGIGIYNYFKFDPVIIKALNPQYIIEYFKRNKKQAWISLGGTILSITGTEAMFADLGHFSVRSIQVSMCVVTYPAIVLAYTGQASYLHQHLDDVSDAFYKSIPGPLYWPMFIMAVLASIIASQAMISGAFSIIQQSLSLGCFPHVNIVHTSTKYEGQVYIPEVNYLLMLACIAVTAGFKTTAKIGNAYGIAVMFVMALTSWFLVLIMIMIWKTNMLFIMAYVLIICSIELVYLSSVLYKFDQGGYLPLAFALFLMAIMYIWNDVYRRKYYYELNHMISPEKLKEMVTNTSSCRIPGLTIFYSEFVHGIPPIFEHYMENLPALHSILVFVSIKSLPVSKVPMEERFLFHRLDPNELNVFRCVVRYGYTDARNEEKPFEILLVERLKEFMRDDVLMLLGFGNDRENIGKNEELDDGLLNDDNVKEEATQAEDEKQQETLDREIFEVEKAQQAAIIHLIGEIEVIAGKGAGMGKRILINYAYNFLKRNLRQTEKVFDIPHKRMLKVGVTYEL; encoded by the exons ATGAAGGATTTGAGAATGGAAATGGGTAGAGAACAGAGTAGGACTAATGACGCACAACCCGAAGCTACATGGAGGAAGCTGAGGCGCCACGATTCTCTTGATATGGAATCCGCCAAGCTCCCCACACCCCACCACCACCATCATCATTATCCCTCCAAG CATGGAGGGTCATGGTGGGTGATAATGCAATTGGCATTCCAGAGCATAGGGGTGGTGTACGGGGACATTGGCACGTCTCCGCTCTACGTGTTCGCCAGCACCTTTCCCGACGGCGTCAACCACAGCGACGACATCATTGGAGTTCTCTCCATCATCTTCTACACAATCACCCTCCTCACCCTCCTCAAGTACGTCTTCATCGTCTTGTACGCCAATGACAGCGGCGACG GAGGGACATTTGCTCTGTACTCCCTGATATGCCGGTATGCGAAGGTGGGGTTGATCCCGAGTGTGCACGCGCAGGACAGTGCAGTCTCAAATTACAAGCTGGAAATGCCGAGCAATAAGCTGCGGAGAGCAACCACACTGAAGACAATGCTGGAGAACAGCCCTTTCGCCAAATTCTCTCTGCTCTACGCCACCATGCTCGGCACTTCCATGGTCATCGGAGATGGTGTCCTCACCCCTTGCATCTCTG TTTTGTCAGCCGTAAACGGGATCAAGTATGCTGCATCTTCCATAACAGAAG GAAAGATTGTTTGGATATCAGTTGCAATCTTGGTCTTTCTATTTTCAATACAAAGATTTGGAACAGACAAAGTAGGCTACAGTTTTGCTCCCATAATATTCATTTGGTTTACAATGATTGGTGGTATTGGCATCTACAATTACTTCAAATTTGATCCAGTCATCATTAAAGCATTAAATCCACAATACATTATAGAGTATTTCAAGAGGAATAAGAAGCAAGCATGGATTTCCTTGGGTGGAACTATCCTTTCCATAACAG GAACTGAAGCTATGTTTGCTGACCTCGGTCACTTCAGTGTTCGATCCATACAAGTAAGCATGTGTGTTGTGACATACCCGGCTATTGTACTTGCATACACTGGACAAGCCTCTTATCTTCACCAACATCTAGATGATGTTTCAGATGCTTTCTATAAGTCTATTCCTG GCCCACTATATTGGCCTATGTTCATTATGGCAGTTCTAGCGTCAATCATAGCAAGCCAAGCCATGATCTCGGGGGCATTTTCTATAATCCAACAGTCCCTCTCTTTAGGTTGCTTCCCACATGTGAATATTGTGCATACCTCAACAAAGTATGAGGGACAAGTTTATATACCTGAAGTCAACTACCTTCTTATGTTGGCATGTATTGCAGTCACTGCTGGGTTTAAGACTACTGCAAAAATTGGGAATGCATATG GTATTGCAGTGATGTTTGTCATGGCGCTCACATCATGGTTTCTAGTactcatcatgatcatgatatggAAGACCAACATGCTTTTCATAATGGCTTATGTTCTTATCATTTGTAGTATTGAGCTAGTGTACTTAAGCTCAGTCCTTTATAAATTTGATCAAGGAGGGTATTTACCCTTGGCCTTCGCTTTGTTTCTAATGGCTATAATGTACATTTGGAATGATGTGTACCGGAGAAAATACTATTACGAACTCAATCACATGATTTCTCCAGAAAAGCTGAAGGAGATGGTAACCAACACAAGCTCTTGCAGGATTCCGGGACTCACCATCTTTTACTCTGAGTTTGTTCATGGAATCCCTCCCATATTTGAGCACTATATGGAAAATTTACCCGCACTGCACTCTATCCTTGTTTTCGTCTCAATCAAATCACTACCTGTAAGCAAGGTGCCAATGGAAGAGAGGTTTCTTTTCCACCGATTGGATCCAAATGAGCTCAACGTATTTCGTTGTGTTGTGCGCTATGGATATACAGATGCGCGAAATGAGGAAAAGCCTTTCGAAATATTGTTGGTTGAGAGACTCAAGGAGTTCATGAGGGATGATGTTTTGATGCTTTTAGGGTTTGGCAATGATAGAGAAAATATTGGAAAGAATGAAGAATTGGATGATGGGTTGCTTAATGATGATAATGTGAAAGAGGAAGCCACACAAGCGGAGGATGAAAAGCAACAAGAGACGTTGGATAGAGAAATTTTTGAAGTGGAGAAAGCGCAACAAGCAGCTATCATTCACCTAATTGGCGAGATCGAGGTGATTGCAGGCAAAGGAGCTGGGATGGGAAAAAGGATTCTAATAAATTATGCTTACAATTTCTTGAAGAGGAACTTGAGGCAAACTGAGAAGGTGTTTGATATTCCACACAAGAGAATGTTGAAGGTGGGAGTAACCTATGAGCTTTAG